ATATGACCAGCTGACAAAAGCAGGTGCAGCAGGCCAGGCGTGCCTTAACCATGAAATCAGGATTGTCCGCCCGAACGAGGATGGCCCTTCCGACCCCAACGATATCCTGCCTCCAGGCGAAAGCGGGGAAATCATCGTCCAGGGCCCATGCATGATGACCGGCTACTTCAATCGTGAAGAGGCTTCTGAAAAAGCAATGTATAAAGGCTGGTACCATTCAGGCGATATTGGCTACCTCGATGAAGAGGGTTATTTATGGGTGAAAGACAGGGTAGATGACATGATTATCAGCGGCGGTGAAAACATCTATCCTCGTGAGGTCGAGGATGTTCTCCATGCCCATGAAGGTGTCCTGGATGTCGCAATTGTCGGCCAGCCTGATGACCGATGGGGTGAAACCGTTACGGCATTTGTCGTGAAAAAAGATAGCCAAATTACCGAAGAGGATTTGGATGAATGGTGCAAGAACAGTGACAGCCTGGCGAATTACAAGCGACCTCGCAAGTACGTATTTGTAGAAGCACTCCCTAGGAACGCAAGTGGGAAAATCCAGAAGTTCATGCTGCGCAAGCAAATGGAAGAATTGTTCTCAAAAGGGCAGCCGACTTAATGGAAAGGGTTTTTTTATCATGTTAGACGGAATAAAAATAGTTGATTTCACCAATTATATCCCGGGCCCTTTCGCGACTCTCAGGCTTGCCGAGCTTGGGGCCGAGGTGGTAAAGGTTGAAGCGCCAGAGGGAGACCCGGCAAGGAATACAGGAAACGGCTATGTATTCAACGCACATAATCGCGGCAAAAAGAGCCTTGTCATCAACTTGAAGCAGCCAGAAGGAAAGATGCTGGCGCTAGATTTGCTGGCCAGGGCGGATGTGGTGGTTGAGAGCTTCAGGCCAGGAGTGATGGATAAGCTGGGACTCGGATATGACGCTGTGAAAAAAATAAACCCCGGTATTGTCTATTGTTCGGTCACTGGATACGGAAAGAATGGGGAAATGAGCAAACTTGGAAGTCATGACCTGAATTATATGAGCTTGAGCGGTGCCCTGGCCCAGATGAAAGATCGTACAGGAAGGCCGGTACATCCATCCCATACTTTTTCTGATTATATTGGCGGAATGGCGGCCAGTGAGCGTATCCTTGCAGCACTTGTGGCCAGGGGAAAAACGGGAAAGGGCAGCTATCATTGCATTTCCATTGCTGACAGTATGGCATCATTGATGACAAACCATGTCCTGATTGAAAAGGAAACAGGCTATCAAAAAGGTGTTTCTGTACTGAACGGTACGGTCATTGGCTATGGGCTTTACGAAACAAAGGATGCCCGCTATGTCAGCCTCGGGGCGCTGGAGCCAAAGTTCTGGAACAATTTTTGTCAGGCTGTCGATAGGGAGGAATGGCTGTCCGCGCATTATTCCAGACCGGATAACACGAATCCTGTTTATCTTGAGCTTGTTGATTTGTTTAAAAGCAAACCGCTATTAGAATGGGCGGATTTTGGAATGAAGGTCGATTGCTGCCTAACGCCTGTACTTGAGGCCGGAGAGCTTGCTCAATATCCATATTGGAGGGAAAAGAAATTTGTAATGCCAGAAGGCCATATTAAAATGCATGCAGATTTGCCGTCGCAACCGCAAGCAGCTCCTCCAAAAAAAGGAGAACAGACAGAAGAGATCTTGCAAGAGTGGCTTAGTCTAAAAAGCAGTAATTAGTAGGTTCACAAAATCTATATTTTTAAGAGTGGAAGGGGAAATGTCGGTATGATGAATGTTCCATTGACAGTAGGATCGCTATTGGAAAGAGCAGAAAAGTTTTTCCCGAAAAAACAGGTGGTATCACGGACGCTATCAGGTATTCACCGATTCACTTACAAGGAGGTTGGCGAACGGACCCGCAGACTGGCCAGCGCGCTTGAAAAGCTTGGAGTGGAAAAAGGAGACAGAGTTGGCACATTCGCCTGGAATCACCATCGCCATCTTGAGGTCTATTTTGCTGCCCCAGGGATGGGGGCGGTTCTCCATACCATCAATATCCGCCTGTCACCTGAACATGTCTCGTATATTATCAATCACGCAGAAGATAAGGTATTGCTGGTTGATGAAGACCTGGTGCCGCTGATTGAGCGGAGCAAGGATCAATTTAAAACGGTAGAGGCCTACATCATCATGACCGACAAAGATGAACTGCCTGAAACGACACTGGAGCCAGTCTATTCCTATGAGGAGCTTCTTCGCGATGGCAGTCCGGACTTCGAATTCGTGAAAGATATCGATGAAAATGAACCTGCAGGGATGTGCTACACATCGGCTACAACTGGCAATCCTAAAGGGGTGGTTTATTCCCATCGAGGCATCGTCCTCCACAGCTTCGCGTTCGGGTTAGCAGACACTGCTGCATTATCTGAAACTGATGTCGTCCTGCCGGTCGTGCCGATGTTCCATGCCAATGCCTGGGGTCTCCCATTCGCAGCAACATGGTTCGGCTCGACACAGGTGCTCCCAGGACCATTATTCACTCCTAAACTGCTTGCAGATCTGATTGAACAGGAAAAAGTCACCTTCACCGCGGGAGTGCCGACGATTTGGCTAGGCTTGCTGAATGAGCTTGAAAAAGGAAGCTATGATACCTCTTCGCTAAGATCGATTGTCTGCGGGGGATCAGCTGCGCCGCGTGGCATGATCAAGGCGTTCGAAACGAAATATAAAATTCCATTCCTGCACGCATACGGGATGACTGAAACCACTCCGCTGGCAACGGTTTCCCGCCTGAAGAGCTACCAGGTCGGATTGGACGAAGACGAAATTTTAGATATCCGCTCCAAACAGGGTCTCCTTGTGCCAGGCCTGGAAATGAAAGTAATTGGCGGCGACGGTGAAGTGAAGTGGGATGGCGAGGAGATGGGAGAACTCCTGCTTCGCGGCCCATGGATTGCGGACGAATACTATAAGGATGAGAGGTCTGACGACGCTTTCCGCGATGGCTGGCTATACACTGGAGATGTGGCAACAGTTGATGAAGAAGGGGTCATCAAGCTTGTTGACCGGACAAAGGATTTAATCAAGAGCGGCGGGGAATGGATCTCGTCCGTCGATCTTGAAAACGCACTGATGGCCCACGAAGCAGTTTTTGAAGCAAGTGTCGTCGCCGTCCCGCATGAGCAGTGGCAGGAACGCCCGATTGCCTGTGTCGTCCTGAAAGAACAATATAAGGGGCAGGTCGACAAGCAGGAACTGCTGGACTTCATCACACCGCAGTTCGCAAAATGGTGGCTCCCAGACGATGTTGTATTTATGGATGAAATCCCGAAAACATCCGTCGGAAAATTTCTGAAGCGCGCATTAAGGGATCAGTTGAAAGACCATCTTGTACAGAATTCGTAAGGAATAAATAAGGGAAAGTGCTGCTGGTGGACGTGATTCGTTTTAAAGATACCCTTATGAGAAGCAAAACACCTGCATAAGGGCACGATTAGGCCATAAAGAGGACCTTATGAGGAAGCGAAACTCCTGCATAAGGGTACGATTAGCACCTAAATGATGAGAAGCCAAAGCGAATATAGTAAGTAACCTTTTTCACCCATAAATCAGCCGGCTGCAAAAGTGCAGCCGGTTTTTAATTGTAAAAATATTGCAAAATGCAGGAATATGATTTAGTATTTAGTTAAATACTTAAATGTCTTATGAACACCAAAAATTAAGGGAGGTCTTTAGCTTGAATGATGCCTTCAAAGCTCTTTCAGACCCCACCAGAAGAAAGATCCTTGACCTATTGAAGGAACGGGATATGACAGCTGGTGAAATCGCTGACCATTTCAATATGACAAAACCCAGTATTTCACAGCATTTAAAACTGCTGAAGACTGCAGGTTTGATCCAGGATGAGAAAAAGGGGCAATTCATTATCTATTCTCTTCATACAACAGTCTTTCAAGAGCTCATCAGCTGGGCATTCAGCTTTACCGAAACTAATAAAGACAGGGAAGGGGAAAAGTGAGATGAAAAAGCATTTATTGCCTTTGACCATGATTGGATTGCTGGTCGTAGCTTGGATCATTGTTTGGCCAAAGCTGCCTGAACAAATTCCGATTCACTGGAATGTAAATGGAGAGGCCAATGGTTTTGCTTCCAAACTAAATGCGATGTTCTCGACACTTGGAATCATGGTAATCCTTTATATATCGATGGCTTTCTTGCCAAAAGTAGATCCGAGGAAAACAAACTATAAGTATTTTACGAAAAGCTACCATATTATCTTAAATGCCATACTTGGTGTCCTGTTTGTAATCAATATCCTGATGCTGGCGAATGCTATGGGGTATGATGTCCCCATAGGCAGCATTGGTCCATTGGTTGTCGGGATTATCTTTATGATCCTCGGGAACTACATGCCCCAGGTCCGATCAAACTTTTTCATAGGAATCCGAACACCATGGACGCTTAGCAGTGATGAAGTTTGGAAGAAGACGCACCGGGCTGCATCGAAAATCTTTTTCTTTGGCGGGCTTGCCATGATATTGGCCACCTTTGCGCCTGTTCATTTGAAGCAAGCGATATTATTCAGTGTAGTCGCTCTGACAGTCGTTGCTCCATATATTTATTCTTACGTTCTCTTTAAAAGAAAGCCATAAGTATCCGAGCCAACCTGATGGGGAGGAACAACAGACGGTCCTGAAAATGGATCGTTTTTTTATGTTGAAATTTATCTTTCACTTCTGGAGCTGGCTAGCTCTAGCATTTGTCGCCTGATCAAGGTGCTCACGCTTTTATAAACTTTCAATTCAAAAAATTCACCAAAAGGGGTATGATAGTAGATATAAATTCGGAAGACGAAATAACGTAATGGTCAACAGGGGGTCTCATCTTCATGAGTATATTTTCATTTGTTAAACCATATCGCATCCCGATTGCGATTGCGCTTAGCTTAATGCTTGTCGAATTGGCTGTTGAACTTGTCCAGCCGCTTTTGATTGCCAAAATCATTGATGAAGGGATCGTGGCGAGGGATCTCGATACAGTCATCAAATGGGGCGGAGTCATGCTCGGAATCTCTTTCCTTGCCTTTGCATCAGGGATAACGAATTCGTTCATAGCTGCCCATGCAGGCCAGAGCTTCGGGTTTGATCTTCGCGAAAAACTTTTTGCCAAGGTTCAGGCTTTTTCCTTCACGAACTTCAGTCATTTCCCATCATCTTCTTTGATCACAAGGATTACAAATGATGTGACCCAGCTGCAGAATACTTTTTTTATGAGTCTAAGGATTGCGATGCGAGCTCCTTTGCTGGTCATTGGGGGAATCATCATGGCGATGTTGGTACATGCAAAATTGGCACTGCCGTTTGTGGTCATCATCCCGCCTCTTTTGATCTTCCTTATTTGGATCATGACAAAGGCTGCAGGTTTATTTAAAAGCGTCCAGAAGCGTCTTGATAGAGTGAATGGGGTTATGAGAGAAAACCTTGTGGGCATGAGACTGATCAAGGCTTTTGCCAGAGGGAAATATGAAGGAACCAGGTTTGAGAAAGCGAACAATAAATTACAGGAACGAACAGTATTTGCTTTAAGGGTTACCGAGGTGACGATTCCCGTTCTGCTGCTTTTCATGAACTTGAGTGTCATTGCTGTTCTTTGGTTTGGTAAGATCGATGTCCAGTCTGGCAGAGTGTCAGTTGGTGAAGTAGTAGCGATTGTGAACTATGCTGCCAGGATCACCGCTGCCTTTTCAATGTTTTCGTGGATCATCATGGTATTCTCTCGTGCCAGGGCATCTTCTGAGCGTGTAACCGATGTCCTGAATGAGGAGATTGATCTTGAAGATACCATCAAAAGCTACGATGCTTATGAAATCTCTAAAGGTGTAATTGAGTTTGATCATGTGTCATTCCAGTTCCCGGACACCAACATTCCCATTCTTCAGGATCTATCCTTCAAGATTGAACAGGGGGAAACAGTAGCGGTACTGGGAGCGACCGGTGCAGGGAAAACGGCGATGTTCCAGCTAATCCCGCGATTGTATGATGTCACGAGCGGGGATATACGAATCGACGGCCGGAACATAAAGGAGTTGAAACTGAAAAGTCTCAGAGAGGGCATCGGCTATGTACCACAGGAGGCCATGCTGTTTACCGGTTCAATCAAAGAGAACCTGGCCTGGGGCAAACAGGATGCCACAGAGGAGGAATTGGTGAAGGCAGCAGCAGATGCCCAAATCCATGAAACCGTCCTGAAACTGCCGAATCAATATGATACGCTCCTGGGGCAAAAAGGTGTCAACCTTTCGGGTGGCCAGAAGCAGCGGTTATCCATCGCCCGTGCTTTGATCAAAAACCCTAAAATCCTGCTGCTTGATGACAGCACCAGTGCGCTGGATTTGAAAACGGAAGCAAAGCTGCTCGATGCAATCAGTCTATATAAGTGTACGACCGTCATCATTACCCAAAAAATCAGCACTGCAAAGGAAGCAGATAAAATCCTGCTGCTCGAGAATGGATCCATTATAGGTTACGGAAATCATGAATCCTTGCTCGAGCAATCCTCTCTTTATCAGGCAATTTACAATTCCCAGTTCGGGGAGGTGAAGGCAGGATGTTAAAAAAACAAAAAGAAAACAGATCGGACGAAAAAAGAAGTGTTGTTAGAGGAATTGGACCGACAATCAGAAGAATCTGGTCGTACCTTGCAGACCAGCGAAGTCTGATGATCCTTGTCCTACTAATGGTGGTGGCCAGTTCAGCACTTGGATTGCTGGGCCCATTCCTGATTGGATGGGGCATTGATGAGTATTTTGCGACAAATTCGACCGATGGTTTCATCTGGCTGTTAATCGGTCTTGCATCCGTTTACGTAATGCATTCCTTATCATTGTGGTTCCAAAGCTACTGGATGATCGGAATTGCGCAAAAGACGGTCTATACAATGAGGAGACAGCTTTTCAACCATTTTCATAAACTCTCAATTGATTTCTTCAACAAGCGCCAACATGGCGAGTTGATGAGCAGGGTAACCAATGATATCGAAAATGTCAGCGCGACTTTGAATTCCTCCGTCATCCAGATTTTTTCGAGCGTGTTAACCCTTGTTGGAACGCTAGCGGTCATGATCTGGCTGAGTCCATTGCTTACGCTTGTCACGATGATCATCGTACCGCTGATGTTCATGGGAATGAAGTGGATTACCAGCCGGACAGGGAAGTTGTATAAAGAACAGCAGCGCCGGCTTGGAGAAATGAATGGTTATATTGAAGAAACAATCTCAGGCCAAAAAATCATTAAATCCTTCTCCCAAGAACCTAAGGTAATAGAAGAGTTCCGGATAAAGAATCAGCAGTTAAAGGAATCAGGTTACTGGGCTCAGACCTTTACCGGCTTCATCCCAAAATTGATGAATATGCTCAATAATCTCAGCTTCACAATAGTGGCAGCTGTGGGCGGATTCTTCGCGCTGAAAGGATATGTGACGATAGGAACAATCGTCATCTTTACCGAGTACTCCCGTCAGTTCACAAGGCCGCTGAATGATTTGTCGAATCAGTTCAATACCTTGCTGTCAGCTGTAGCAGGAGCCGATCGTGTATTTGATATCATAGATACGGAGGAAGAGGCTGTCGATGAAAAAGGAGCCGAATCAATTCCGAATATTACTGGGAAGGTTGAGTTCAAAGATGTATCTTTCTCATATGAAAAGGGCGGAGACACTGTATCTGAATTGAATTTCATCGCAAAACCTGGGCAAACTATCGCGCTTGTTGGTCCTACCGGAGCCGGAAAGTCGACCATCATAAACTTGATCTCCCGATTTTATGAACCAAATCAAGGGATGATTTTAATAGATGGGAACGACAGTAAAAAAATCACCCGTGAAAGCCTGCGTAAACAAATGGGGTTCGTCCTTCAGGATTCATTCCTGTTCCAGGGAACCATAAGGGAGAATATCCGCTATGGAAGATTGGATGCAACAGATGAGGAAGTGGAGAAGGCGGCCAAAGCAGCGAATGCCCATTCCTTCATACAGAGATTGCCTGAAGGATATGACACTGTGTTGAGCCAGGATGATGCCGGTATCAGCCAGGGGCAGAAACAGTTGTTATCCATCGCTAGAGCCATCCTTGCTGATCCATCCATCTTGATACTGGATGAAGCGACAAGCAGTATTGATACCATTACTGAACTCAAAATACAGGAGGCCCTTCAGCATTTATTGAAGGGAAGAACAAGCTTTATCATTGCCCATCGCTTGAATACAATTAAAAATGCAGACCAAATCATTGTCATAGAAAGCGGGCAAATCATTGAAAAAGGTAATCATGATGAACTGTTGGCGCAAGAAGGCTTTTACCATGACCTTTATACAAGTCAACTGGAAAAGAGGACGTTGATGAATTATTAGGGAGCCATTGAGCTTCCTTTTTTTGTTCTTCAAAAAGTGAACGGTTAAAGGTGTGTTGTTTATAAAATATGACAAATTTCCCGGGCAATAGAGGATTCACGAAAACTTTGTCGTATTCCTAAATAGAAGCCTGCAATTTGCTTGACAGCATCCGTCCGTCTTTATATACACAGTCCACTTCGATTGGAGAAGATGAAATGCTTGCTGAAAAACTTCTTTTAAATGTTCTTATAATCTTGCTGCCAATCTTCATTCATAGTGTGCTTTTTGATAATAAAAGCGTGGAGAAATCTCCTTATTTGTGTGGAGTACTTCAAAGTGTTGCGGTGATTCTTTCCCTAGTGTTTGCATATAAGGAAGGCGGTTTATACTGGGATCTTCGATATGTCCCTTTAGTGCTGGCTTTTCTATATGGCGGGCCGATAGCGGGGAGTATGGTTCTGTTTACTTATCTGGCAACTCGAACTTTTATGGGCGGGGATCTTTGGCTTGGATACGCAAGCGGATTTCTGGCAGCGCTTATTCCTTTCTTGTTCATGAAGAAGTTTTGGACGTTTGACGCAAAGAAGAGGATCAGGATAGCTGTTCTTGTGGGTTTATGGCCTTCGCTTTCAATGCTGGCAATTTTAGTAGCCAATATCTTTATTAATGAACCTACAGCTGAAGATACAAATCAAATCATGCTGAATGTGGCGATTTTTGGAGCTATCCAAGTGTTTGCTGTATGGATCGCATCCATTCTGAATGAGTCCTTGATTGAGAAGGATCTTATGAGAAAAGAAATTCTTAGAGCTGAAAAACTGAATACACTGGGTGAACTGGCTGCCTCTATTGCGCACGAAATCAGGAATCCCTTAACAGTAGTAAAAGGATTCCTGCAAATGATGCACAAACAAGAAAAAGGGAACAATCATTATTATTTGAGTCTCGTCCTGACAGAATTAGGCAGGGCGGAATCCATCATTAATGATTATCTGAATTTTGCCAAGCCTCAATTTGAAAAACTTGAAGAAGCTGAACTGGCAGAAATCATATCAGAGGTTACACTCTTATTAGAGGCATTTGCAGCAAAGGAAGGTGTCCAGGTAAATGTCCAGCTGGAGAGGGGAGTCTATGTCGAAACGGACCGAAACCAGCTTAAACAGGCCCTGGTCAATATTATAAAGAATGCGATTGAGGCCACCAATGATGGCGGGGAAGTTAACATAAATCAGTCTACAGTAGTCCATGAGTCTTTTATAGTTGTTTCTGATAATGGAAAAGGTATGGATAGTGCTCAAATTGCCAGACTAGGTACATTATTTTATACAACAAAAGATAAAGGCACGGGCCTTGGAACTTCTGTTTCAATAAAAATCATCGAGGCAATGGGTGGTTCGATTTCATTCAAGAGCGAAAAAGGAGTCGGGACAGAAGTGACAATCATGCTGCAGGCATATAAAAAGAAGACACCTAATATTACTGAACCTGCAAAAATGGAAGATGCTATGTAAAACAGAAACAGAAAAATTATTCCAGAATTAGAAAAAGCGAACCGGATCCGGTTCGCTTTTTAGTAACTTGCTACTTCACAAGATGTATAAAAAATCATCCATTATAAACTTTTGCCGCGGTACAAAATTCCACTTGACCATTTTTAACCTAAACGACGCAAGCCCTACCTCTCTTGCATCCTTACGGCTCCGAAGCCGATCCAGTGTGAATAAGTTGTTACCAAAAAATAAAAGCAGAACGCCATTAATTGTTTACATAATATTTGTTGTGATTCAAGTTACTTCTTTTTGGCGAAGCTTTATCATTATATGTTGTTTTCCAGTAGATGTCAACAGGTATTTACAAATGTTTGAAATCCTTACTTTTTACGTAAGTTTTCCTGTGCCATTTTTACAAGCTCTCTTACCATGCTGCCTCCGAGTCGGCCTCCAACCTTTCCTGCTTCCCGAGTAGAAAGATTGCCGTTATAGCCCTTGTTCAGGGGAACGCCAACCTCTCTTGCAGTTTCGAATTTTGCATCCTCAGCTTTCATTGTACCAGCTACCTGAGCTTTTAAATCATCCAGTGCTCTCCTGGCTTCAGGTACTAGAATCTTATTTCTTCTGGCCATTGATGGTCCCTCCATAGATTCTTTTTTCTTATTATTGGTCAGAAACTGTTTAATTATTTCATAATGGCACAGGGGGTTTTAACTATTCCAATAACGGGTAAATATATTGTCGATTTAATTTATCCTCATACTTATTAACAGTTAAAAGTTAGTGTTATTAAGTACTCCACAGATTTATCCACATTATCCACAAAAATAAGGGTGCAATATGGTAGATGCTGTAAAACTTGTTTTTTAAAGCTTTCTGAAAAAATATCAACAGTATTCACATTGATGTGGATAATTTTTTGAACAATTAGTGAAACAGCTTGTTAAATGATTTAACTGGTAGTAAAGTATAAGTATCAAAAGTTAGTGAAAATATTCACAAACAAACTGACTTGAGATATCCCCCTTCCCTTAGTAGGAAAAGGCAGAATCATTAGATTCTGCCTTTTCCTTTAGTTGGGTTATTTTCTCCTGCTTTTTGCACGCTCATCCGCAGCCTTGGATCGTGCCATTGCTTCAAGGTCATCGTGGTCAGCTAATTCGCGATTGAATTCCACGTCGAGCCCATCTGATTTCATGTTCTTCGGCACTTGTGGAAGGGATGCTTTGTTACGGTCACGTGTTTTATGTCCATGTGATCTTCCCAATCGAAAAAACCCCTTTCAAATTGAAAAAGTACGGAAATGGATCATTTCCGTACTTTTATGTTCTTCCAAAAGAGGAGGCTTAATGCCTAAAATCTCTTTCCATTTGCATAGCCGCCAGCTCGGTCTGCTTTCTTGAATTCACGGCTGTATGTAACTTCCTGCATGCTTGATAACGTACTCTTTGTCTTATCTCTTTTCTTCTTATCCATCAAAAATCCACCCTTTCAATGTGATGTACCTTACAAGTATTTCCTTGTTGAAAGGGATTAAACAGCATTACTTACTTAAAATTTCTCTTAGAGCTTTTTCGAGCTCGGGATACTGGAAAGAGAAGTCTGCGTTAAGCAGCTTTTCTGGTATGGCTTTTTGCCCTTCCAGCACAAGCATGCTCATTTCCCCGAGTGCAATTTTAAGTGCAAAAGCAGGCACAGGCAGCCAATGTGGCCGTTTCATCACTTTGGATAAAGTCTTTCCAAACTGATCCATTGTCACTGGACAGGGAGCAACGAAATTAACAGGACCCTGTAATTTTGAAGACTCTATTGAAAGTATGATTCCGCGTATGACATCGGTAATATGAATCCAGGAGAGCCATTGGTGACCAGTACCGACTTTTCCTCCGCCAAAGAATTTATATGGCAGGACCATCCTCGGCAGGGCACCTTCATTTTTATCAAGAATCAAGCCGAATCTGCACAGTACGACACGAGTGCCAAATTCTTTCACCTCGTTGGCAGCAGATTCCCAGCGCTGGACTGTATCAGCCAGGAAGTCATTGCCTGGACCAGACTGTTCATTGAATTCTCCTGCCAGAGAGGTCCCGTAATATCCAACAGCACTAGCATTGATTAATACATCAGGTTTATTTTTCAATGCCTTAATGATCCTTTTCACTTCAGTGGTTGCTCTAGTGCGGCTGTCTATAATTTTCTGTTTGTATTCTTCCGTCCATCGGCCATTGATAGTCGCACCTGCCAGGTTGACGATCGCATCAATGCCCTCAAGCTGACTTTCAGGCTGGTCTCCGGGATTTAGCCACTGAACAAACCGTTTACCTTCGATGCTCTGCTCTTTGACTTTCCGGGTTAAAATAAACACTTCATGTCCATTGCGGACCAGCTCATTGGATAATGCTTTGCCGACAAGTCCTGTTCCGCCTGTGATGGCTATTTTCATGGTCATCCTCCTAACTATACTCTTGACTATATAGTACTGCTTTTAACATGATAAACCTTCTTTGAATGTGTTAAAGTTTCTATAGAGGTGAAATAAGATGCCAGTCATTGCAAAGATTTCCGTCCAAAAACACAATAAAGACAGATACAGCATTTTTACCGACAGCGGAAGGGGAGAAGAGTATGCCTTCAGCGTCGATGAGGATGTGTTAATCAAATATAATCTGAAAAAAGGGATGGAGCTGGATGACTTCGCTGTCACGGAAATGCTGTTCCAGGACGACATCCGGAAAGCCTATAATACGGCAATCAACTATCTTTCACACCGCATGCGGTCAGAATCAGAGGTCCGTGAACACCTGAAAAAGAAAGAAATATCGGATTCTGTCATCAAAGAAGCAATCCATAAATTATATGAGTTAAAGTTCCTGAATGATGAGGAATTTGCCAAGGCATTTGTCCAGACCAAACTGAATACGACGGATAAAGGTGCAGATGTCATCAAACTAGAGTTGAAGGAGAAAGGGATTGCGCCAGATTTAATCACAAAAGCCATTGAAGAGGTTTCATTCGATGAACAGCTGGAAAAGGCGATCAAGCTGAGTGAAAAATATGCTTTGAAAAATAAGAAGGACTCTTCAAGGATTTTAAAGCAGAAAATTGAGCAGATGCTCAAACGCAAAGGATATTCTTTTCCCATCATCCGTGCTGCATTGGATGAAACAGAAGTAGAGAAAGAAGCCGATGCTGAAATGGATGCACTAAGGGTTCAAGGTGAAAAGCTCCATAATAAATATAGTAAACTCCCGGAGCGTGAATACCGTCAGAAGCTGAAGATGGCCTTGTATCGTAAAGGATTTCCCATGGATTTAATTGATGAATTCATCATGGAAAAAGAAAATGAAGACTAAAAAATCATGACACTTGTCATGATTTTTTAGATTCTATCACAATCTCTGGTTGGTCAAGGTTGTTCACAATGATTTGGGCCACCTCTGCAGCTGACCGAAGTCTTGATGGATCTGCCACATGCTCGCTATCATCCCAGAATGGCGTATTCATACCGCCCATATAGGCGGCGACGAATCGGGTACCAGTTCCTTCATACTCTTTCTGAAGGCTTTCGGTGAAGCCCCTGACTGCGAATTTACTGGAGCAATAGACAGCTTCATTCTTTTTCCCGCGGAGACCTGCTGTGGAAACAATGTTCAAGACCAGCCCCTCATCATTCTGTTCAAGATAGGGGAGGAGTGCTTTCGTCATATTGATGGTTCCGAAGACATTCGTCTGGAACATTTC
This portion of the Mesobacillus sp. S13 genome encodes:
- a CDS encoding autorepressor SdpR family transcription factor, with the translated sequence MNDAFKALSDPTRRKILDLLKERDMTAGEIADHFNMTKPSISQHLKLLKTAGLIQDEKKGQFIIYSLHTTVFQELISWAFSFTETNKDREGEK
- a CDS encoding ABC transporter ATP-binding protein; this encodes MSIFSFVKPYRIPIAIALSLMLVELAVELVQPLLIAKIIDEGIVARDLDTVIKWGGVMLGISFLAFASGITNSFIAAHAGQSFGFDLREKLFAKVQAFSFTNFSHFPSSSLITRITNDVTQLQNTFFMSLRIAMRAPLLVIGGIIMAMLVHAKLALPFVVIIPPLLIFLIWIMTKAAGLFKSVQKRLDRVNGVMRENLVGMRLIKAFARGKYEGTRFEKANNKLQERTVFALRVTEVTIPVLLLFMNLSVIAVLWFGKIDVQSGRVSVGEVVAIVNYAARITAAFSMFSWIIMVFSRARASSERVTDVLNEEIDLEDTIKSYDAYEISKGVIEFDHVSFQFPDTNIPILQDLSFKIEQGETVAVLGATGAGKTAMFQLIPRLYDVTSGDIRIDGRNIKELKLKSLREGIGYVPQEAMLFTGSIKENLAWGKQDATEEELVKAAADAQIHETVLKLPNQYDTLLGQKGVNLSGGQKQRLSIARALIKNPKILLLDDSTSALDLKTEAKLLDAISLYKCTTVIITQKISTAKEADKILLLENGSIIGYGNHESLLEQSSLYQAIYNSQFGEVKAGC
- a CDS encoding SdpI family protein — encoded protein: MKKHLLPLTMIGLLVVAWIIVWPKLPEQIPIHWNVNGEANGFASKLNAMFSTLGIMVILYISMAFLPKVDPRKTNYKYFTKSYHIILNAILGVLFVINILMLANAMGYDVPIGSIGPLVVGIIFMILGNYMPQVRSNFFIGIRTPWTLSSDEVWKKTHRAASKIFFFGGLAMILATFAPVHLKQAILFSVVALTVVAPYIYSYVLFKRKP
- a CDS encoding CaiB/BaiF CoA transferase family protein, whose amino-acid sequence is MLDGIKIVDFTNYIPGPFATLRLAELGAEVVKVEAPEGDPARNTGNGYVFNAHNRGKKSLVINLKQPEGKMLALDLLARADVVVESFRPGVMDKLGLGYDAVKKINPGIVYCSVTGYGKNGEMSKLGSHDLNYMSLSGALAQMKDRTGRPVHPSHTFSDYIGGMAASERILAALVARGKTGKGSYHCISIADSMASLMTNHVLIEKETGYQKGVSVLNGTVIGYGLYETKDARYVSLGALEPKFWNNFCQAVDREEWLSAHYSRPDNTNPVYLELVDLFKSKPLLEWADFGMKVDCCLTPVLEAGELAQYPYWREKKFVMPEGHIKMHADLPSQPQAAPPKKGEQTEEILQEWLSLKSSN
- a CDS encoding long-chain fatty acid--CoA ligase — translated: MMNVPLTVGSLLERAEKFFPKKQVVSRTLSGIHRFTYKEVGERTRRLASALEKLGVEKGDRVGTFAWNHHRHLEVYFAAPGMGAVLHTINIRLSPEHVSYIINHAEDKVLLVDEDLVPLIERSKDQFKTVEAYIIMTDKDELPETTLEPVYSYEELLRDGSPDFEFVKDIDENEPAGMCYTSATTGNPKGVVYSHRGIVLHSFAFGLADTAALSETDVVLPVVPMFHANAWGLPFAATWFGSTQVLPGPLFTPKLLADLIEQEKVTFTAGVPTIWLGLLNELEKGSYDTSSLRSIVCGGSAAPRGMIKAFETKYKIPFLHAYGMTETTPLATVSRLKSYQVGLDEDEILDIRSKQGLLVPGLEMKVIGGDGEVKWDGEEMGELLLRGPWIADEYYKDERSDDAFRDGWLYTGDVATVDEEGVIKLVDRTKDLIKSGGEWISSVDLENALMAHEAVFEASVVAVPHEQWQERPIACVVLKEQYKGQVDKQELLDFITPQFAKWWLPDDVVFMDEIPKTSVGKFLKRALRDQLKDHLVQNS